ATGGTCCCAGACGAAGAAGGCGGCCCCCACCGGCCCGATCCCCAGGAGCAGGATCGCGGCCGCATTGCCGATCGTGGGCGTCACCCAGGTCTCGAAGATCAGGTGACAGGCGAGACCCAGCAGCGCGGTCACGCCGCAATAGACCCCGACCGCATCGCTGGGTACGGCGGCCATCCGCCGATTGAGCAAGGAATAGATCGACCAGGTGAAGGCGCAGGCGAGCGCTGCCAGATAACCCAGCGCATAGGCGGGCTCGAAGCCGAAGCCCTGGCCTTTGGTCACCAGCAGGCCGGCGCCCGCAAGCCCGCAAAGCCCGCCCAGGATATGAACCGGCTTGAGGCGTTCGCCCGGCAGGAAGGCCGAGAACAGCACGATCAGCAACGGCCAGAGATAGCAGATCAGGCTGGCCTCGACCGCCGGGGCGCGGGCGAGCGCGTTGAAGTAGAAGACGTGATAGAGGAAGAGCCCGCCCACGCCGGTGACCCAGGCCCGGACCGGCAGCCGGAAGCGACTCGCGACCGAGGTCCCGCCACGCGCCGCCTCGACGACCCATTTGCCCAGGACCAGCAGGAAGGCGACGGCGAAGGTCATGGCCACCAGCTCGAACGCCGGCAGTGGCTGCGCATAGGTCGTGAGCAGCGCCAAGGCCGCCCAGAGCAGGGGCGCGACGGCGCCGATGAAGGTGGCCCTGAGCCGGGCGCTCCGCTCGCCGGTCATGGACGCCTCCGTTCCAAGGCAGTCCGGTTGAGGGCTCCCAAGAAGAAGCTCGTTGCCCCGTCTTCTTCCCCTGCCCCAACTTTTGGGGGAGGGCAGGGAGGGGGATGACTCGGTCCACGATCTCGTCGGGATTCAAAGGGGCCGATACCGAGCAGCCCCCTCCTCAACCCTCCCCCAAAAGTTGGGGCAGGGGATGAGATGGAGCGGCGGCTGGCGCAGAGAGCGATGGGATGGCCGTACCTCCGCTGCCGCGGCCCCGCCGGCGGGTGACGGCGGAGCGCCGTCATGGCAGCATGGGGCGATCCCCGCTTCCGACCCGGCCGGACCGTCCCATGCGCGTCACCGATCTTTCCCTGCGCTCCTACCGCGATACCGCCCTCACCCACAGTCATGATCATCATCAGATCGTGCTGGCGCTGGCGGGCGCGCTCGAAATGGAGGTCTCGGGCCGGCCCGGCCGCGCCGAGGCGACCTCGATGGTGGCGGTGGCGCCGGGCCGTCCGCACAGCTTCCGTGCCAGCGGCACCAACCGCTTCCTGGTGATCGACTGGCAGGCCGGGCCCAATGAGAGCGACGCCGCTCAGCGCCTGATGTCCGCCTGCGACCGCGAGCCCTTCCTGCGCCTGGATCAGCGCCTGCTGCCGCTGCTGCGCTTCCTCGAAGACGCCTGCACCGATGGCAGCATCGAGGACGCGGAACGCGAGGAATGGGGTCGCCTGCTGCTGGGCCGGCTGGGCGCCGGGCTCGACCGACGCTCCTTCGTCGTCGCGCGACGGCTCGACCGCGCGCTTGCCTTCATGGAAGCCGGCAAATCTCGCGCCCTCACCATGGCCGAGATTGCGGCCGCCGCCCATACCAGCGCCGGCCATCTCCACGCCCTGTTCCAGCGCGATCTGGGGCGCACGCCGATGCAGCATCTGGCGGAGATCAGGCTCGACCACGCGATGAAGCTCCTGGGCGACAGCGATATCTCGATCGCGGCGGTGGCCGCGGCCTCGGGCTATGGCGATCAGAGCGCGCTGACGCGCGCGCTCAAGCGCCGGCGCGGCATTACACCCGCGCGCTACCGCCAAGGCCAGCGCCGCAACCGCCGGACCTGAGTCCCGGTCAAAGAGAGCGGAGACGCAGTCAAGACCGGCGGACGCGGATGCGCCCATCATCTGGCTTCGCCAGGGCCCGTCGCGGATTCTCGGCCGACCTCAGGGAGACGCCGCCATGCGAATCACCGATTTCGACGTTCTGACCTTCGATTGCTACGGCACATTGATCGATTGGGAGAGCGGCATCCTCGCGGCCCTGGCGCCCTGGCGCAAACGCGCGGGCGTCACGCTCGGCGACGAGGCGCTGCTGACGCTCTTCAGCGAAGTCGAATCCAAGATCGAGGCCGAGCGCCCGGCGCTGCTCTATTCCGACCTGTTGACGGCGACGCTGCGGGAGATGGGCGGGCGCAGCGGCCACGCGGCGACACCGGCTGAGGCCGCGGCCTTCGGGCAGTCGGTCAAGGACTGGCCGGCCTTTCCCGACAGCGCCGAAGCGCTCAGCTATCTCAAGCAGCACTACAAGCTGGCGATCCTCTCGAACGTCGACCGCGCCTCCTTCGCGCACAGCGCACGCAGGCTGGGGCAGAACTTCGATCTGGTCGTCACGGCGCAGGATGTCGGTTCCTACAAGCCGGCGCTCGCGCATTTCGAGGTGGCGCTGGCGAGGCTCGCCGCCATGGGCATCCCCAAGCAGAAGGTGCTGCATACGGCGCAGAGCCTGTTCCACGACCATG
The nucleotide sequence above comes from Hypericibacter terrae. Encoded proteins:
- the yddG gene encoding aromatic amino acid exporter YddG yields the protein MTGERSARLRATFIGAVAPLLWAALALLTTYAQPLPAFELVAMTFAVAFLLVLGKWVVEAARGGTSVASRFRLPVRAWVTGVGGLFLYHVFYFNALARAPAVEASLICYLWPLLIVLFSAFLPGERLKPVHILGGLCGLAGAGLLVTKGQGFGFEPAYALGYLAALACAFTWSIYSLLNRRMAAVPSDAVGVYCGVTALLGLACHLIFETWVTPTIGNAAAILLLGIGPVGAAFFVWDHGVKRGDIQALGSLAYASPLISTLLLILAGRAAPSWVLAAGALLIVGGAALAAGGLFARRSR
- a CDS encoding AraC family transcriptional regulator, whose protein sequence is MAVPPLPRPRRRVTAERRHGSMGRSPLPTRPDRPMRVTDLSLRSYRDTALTHSHDHHQIVLALAGALEMEVSGRPGRAEATSMVAVAPGRPHSFRASGTNRFLVIDWQAGPNESDAAQRLMSACDREPFLRLDQRLLPLLRFLEDACTDGSIEDAEREEWGRLLLGRLGAGLDRRSFVVARRLDRALAFMEAGKSRALTMAEIAAAAHTSAGHLHALFQRDLGRTPMQHLAEIRLDHAMKLLGDSDISIAAVAAASGYGDQSALTRALKRRRGITPARYRQGQRRNRRT
- a CDS encoding HAD-IA family hydrolase — its product is MRITDFDVLTFDCYGTLIDWESGILAALAPWRKRAGVTLGDEALLTLFSEVESKIEAERPALLYSDLLTATLREMGGRSGHAATPAEAAAFGQSVKDWPAFPDSAEALSYLKQHYKLAILSNVDRASFAHSARRLGQNFDLVVTAQDVGSYKPALAHFEVALARLAAMGIPKQKVLHTAQSLFHDHVPAKKMGLASFWIDRRAGKTGTGATKPPPEPVKPDWTAPSMAAMVEMHKREKAR